In Pectobacterium actinidiae, the DNA window TGGGCGTTGTACTGCCAGTGCTGACGACCCTCATGGCACGCGCAGAGAAAGGGGCTTGGGCATTCCTGTTCTCTTCTCTGACTATCGCGTGTGTGATTCTGACCGCAGGGATCGCCATGTTCCCATTCATCATGCCATCAGTGACTGTACCTAACGTCAGCTTGACGGTCTGGGATGCGACATCAAGCCTGCTGACGCTGAAAGTGATGACAGTGGTTGCGATTATTTTCGTTCCTATCGTGCTGTCTTATACCGCGTGGTGTTATTACAAGATGTTCGGTCGCATTACCAAAGAGCAGATTGAGCAAAACACTCACTCTATGTACTAAGTAAGGAGCTTAATTTATGTGGTATTTTGCCTGGATACTCGGAACGCTTCTTGCTTGCTCACTGGGGATCATCACGGCCCTGGCTATTGAGCAGAGTGAGGCAAGCAAAGCGGCTGAAGAAGATAAGCAATGAGTGATCTGGTCGATAAACTCTATCGCCTGATGGATAAGAGCCCGTTAAGGGCTCTTTCCATTATCATGGCGTTGCTGCTGGCTGGTTGTGTATTCTGGGATCCGACGCGCTTTGCGGCGCGGACCAGTGAACTCGCGGTTTGGCAGGGGTTGCTGTTGATTTGGGCCGTTTGTGCTGGCGTTGTTCATGGCGTTGGTTTTCGTCCACATCGCCTGCTCTGGCGCGCGTTTTTCGCACCACTTCCCGCCTTTGTGATCCTGTGCGCAGGATTGTACTATTTCTTCGGCTAAAATAGCCTCCTATTCCATTTAGTTATGGGTTGCTTGCGGCCCATAATTATTTTCTTTCCGTTGTCACAATCCATTCCAAACCTCATTTCTCTTGCGTATAGTAGCGAGGTTTAATGCATTACTGGGATGTAGAGTGAGTAATTCGTTGTTTCGCTGGCCAGTTCGAGTCTACTTTGAAGACACTGATGCAGGTGGCGTTGTCTACCACGCTCGCTATATTGCCTTTTATGAAAGGGCAAGAACCGAGGCGTTGCGTGAGCGCAACTTTCACCAGCAAGCCTTGCTAAGTGAGCATGTCGCGTTTGCTGTTCGTCGAATGACGGTGGAGTATCTTGCCCCTGCGCGCCTCGACGACATGCTGGAAGT includes these proteins:
- the cydX gene encoding cytochrome bd-I oxidase subunit CydX gives rise to the protein MWYFAWILGTLLACSLGIITALAIEQSEASKAAEEDKQ
- the ybgE gene encoding cyd operon protein YbgE; the encoded protein is MSDLVDKLYRLMDKSPLRALSIIMALLLAGCVFWDPTRFAARTSELAVWQGLLLIWAVCAGVVHGVGFRPHRLLWRAFFAPLPAFVILCAGLYYFFG
- the ybgC gene encoding tol-pal system-associated acyl-CoA thioesterase, whose amino-acid sequence is MSNSLFRWPVRVYFEDTDAGGVVYHARYIAFYERARTEALRERNFHQQALLSEHVAFAVRRMTVEYLAPARLDDMLEVQSEIISLRGASLTFAQRILNAHGTLLSHAEVLIACIDPHQMKPIALPKSIVAEFKQ